In Fusobacterium canifelinum, a genomic segment contains:
- a CDS encoding MATE family efflux transporter — MKKVYDMTKGKIWTIILSFSLPLLGASLIQQLYNTADMIFVGNFVGKEATGAVGASSLLFTCIIGLFTGVSIGVGVAVSQKIGSKDLEMASKVSHTAITFGIIGGIILTLVGFFSAKFLLTVMNTPKEIMHDSVIYLKIYFLSMVPMISYNIGSGIIRSTGNSKTPFYILIIGGLTNVLANYIFIVVFKMGVSGVAIATTLSQSLTAIIVLTYLFKNKTAIKFKTSELKIDFSLLKQILYFGLPAGIQSMLITFSNIIVQYYINGYGGDAVAAYATYFKLENFIWMPIVAIGQANMTFSGQNVGANNYKRVKKGALVTILLSGGLSIVIATIILTFSHTFMRIFIKNEEIIYLGSQIAFTTFPFYWLYSILEVLGSSLRGMGYSIVSMYITIICLCGVRISLLYLISKFNLDFKSVAYVYPMTWFFTASVFIIAFLKIINKKDYE; from the coding sequence ATGAAAAAAGTTTATGATATGACAAAAGGAAAAATCTGGACTATAATTCTATCCTTTTCTCTACCACTTCTAGGAGCAAGTTTAATTCAACAATTATATAATACTGCAGATATGATATTTGTTGGAAATTTTGTAGGAAAAGAGGCAACAGGAGCTGTTGGTGCAAGTAGTTTACTATTTACTTGTATTATTGGACTTTTTACAGGAGTTTCAATAGGAGTTGGAGTTGCTGTTTCTCAAAAGATTGGTTCTAAGGATTTAGAAATGGCTTCCAAAGTTTCTCACACAGCTATAACATTTGGTATAATTGGTGGTATTATTTTAACCCTTGTTGGTTTCTTTTCTGCTAAGTTTTTATTAACTGTAATGAACACTCCAAAAGAGATAATGCATGACTCTGTTATATATTTAAAGATTTATTTTTTAAGTATGGTACCAATGATTTCATATAATATTGGCTCAGGAATTATCCGTTCAACTGGAAATTCAAAAACTCCATTCTATATACTTATCATAGGTGGACTTACAAATGTACTTGCAAATTATATTTTTATAGTAGTGTTTAAAATGGGAGTTTCAGGTGTTGCTATAGCTACAACTTTATCTCAATCTTTAACTGCCATTATAGTTTTAACTTATCTATTCAAAAATAAAACTGCAATTAAATTTAAAACTTCTGAATTAAAAATAGATTTTTCTTTATTAAAGCAAATTTTATATTTTGGTTTACCTGCTGGAATACAATCAATGCTTATAACATTTTCAAATATAATAGTTCAATACTATATAAATGGTTATGGTGGAGATGCTGTTGCCGCCTATGCAACATATTTCAAATTAGAAAACTTTATTTGGATGCCAATAGTCGCAATAGGGCAAGCTAATATGACTTTTTCTGGACAAAATGTGGGTGCTAATAATTATAAAAGAGTTAAAAAAGGTGCTTTAGTTACTATACTTTTATCTGGTGGTTTAAGTATAGTTATTGCAACAATAATATTAACATTTTCTCATACTTTTATGAGAATTTTTATAAAAAATGAAGAGATTATCTATTTAGGAAGTCAGATAGCTTTTACAACTTTCCCTTTCTATTGGCTATATTCTATATTAGAAGTTTTAGGTAGTTCTTTAAGAGGAATGGGCTATTCAATAGTCTCAATGTATATTACTATTATTTGTCTTTGTGGAGTTAGAATATCTTTACTTTATTTAATTTCAAAATTTAATCTTGATTTTAAATCAGTTGCCTATGTTTACCCAATGACTTGGTTTTTCACAGCAAGTGTCTTTATAATTGCTTTCTTAAAAATTATAAACAAAAAGGACTATGAATAG
- a CDS encoding SH3 domain-containing protein, with protein sequence MKKLLLVILFLLSSLTALAVRYVVDTKDGYANLREEASSKSKVLKKLKNKDEVKFWGEKGDWLYVIYEFEDGSDIIMAFIHKSQVKLHPETYEISAKEGYANVRNEATKNSDIIGELKNGRVVASIKEHQKGDWYYIEYEADGTPFDYGYIHKSQLKKYIEKK encoded by the coding sequence ATGAAAAAATTATTATTAGTTATATTATTTCTATTATCATCTTTAACAGCATTGGCTGTAAGATATGTTGTAGACACAAAAGATGGTTATGCAAATCTTAGAGAGGAAGCTAGCTCTAAATCTAAAGTTTTAAAAAAATTAAAAAATAAAGATGAGGTAAAATTTTGGGGTGAAAAAGGAGATTGGCTTTATGTTATATATGAATTTGAAGATGGTTCAGATATAATAATGGCTTTTATTCATAAAAGTCAAGTCAAATTGCATCCAGAAACTTATGAGATATCTGCAAAAGAAGGTTATGCCAATGTAAGAAATGAAGCAACAAAAAATTCAGATATAATAGGGGAATTAAAAAATGGAAGAGTTGTGGCTAGTATTAAAGAACATCAAAAAGGAGATTGGTATTATATTGAATACGAAGCAGATGGAACACCATTTGATTATGGCTATATCCATAAAAGTCAATTAAAAAAATATATAGAAAAAAAATAA
- a CDS encoding ISL3 family transposase: MISLSLSNFIKTILNIQDDNISFPEEEYYQVIQKGDHLIKLFKGFLKSDYCACPHCNSKNIVKNGSRIRKIKYIPIQNYNIELELNVQRHICKECKKTFSPSTNIVSDNSSISNNLKFAITLELQKNISLTSIAKRYNISISSVQRIMDNCYSDFKVNKEYLPEAICIDEFKSVKNIDGAMSFVFADYQSKSIIDIVEDRRLHSLTEYFSRFSLEARNNVKYICMDMYTPYISLVNSIFPNAKIVIDKFHIVNLVNRAFNQTRISIMNSIQDDSLKRKFKLFWKSLLKYYPDLCQVNYYCQSFKRKLSSKDKVDYLLEKSPELEANFNVYQDIIQAIRHNNFKRFESIVKKYLANKEKISKKMIIALRTLKKYMKYIENMFESNITNGVIEGLNNKIKSIKRTAFGYSNFSNFKKRILIQAGIISISA; this comes from the coding sequence GTGATTTCATTGTCTCTATCTAATTTTATCAAAACTATCTTAAATATTCAAGATGATAATATTTCTTTTCCAGAAGAAGAATATTACCAAGTTATTCAAAAAGGTGATCATCTAATTAAACTTTTTAAAGGATTTCTTAAGTCTGATTACTGCGCTTGTCCCCACTGTAATTCTAAAAATATTGTTAAAAATGGTTCAAGAATTCGTAAAATTAAATATATTCCTATTCAAAATTACAATATTGAACTTGAACTTAATGTACAAAGGCATATTTGCAAGGAATGTAAAAAAACTTTTTCACCTTCCACTAATATTGTTAGTGATAACTCTAGTATATCTAATAATCTTAAGTTTGCTATTACGCTTGAGCTTCAAAAAAATATTTCTCTTACATCTATTGCTAAGAGATACAATATTTCTATTTCCTCTGTTCAAAGAATTATGGATAACTGTTATTCTGATTTTAAAGTCAATAAAGAATATTTACCTGAAGCTATTTGTATTGATGAATTTAAGTCTGTTAAAAATATTGATGGCGCTATGTCTTTTGTTTTTGCTGACTATCAAAGTAAAAGTATTATTGATATTGTAGAAGATAGAAGACTTCACTCTCTTACAGAATATTTTTCAAGATTTTCTTTAGAGGCAAGAAATAATGTAAAATATATTTGCATGGATATGTATACTCCATATATTAGTTTAGTTAATTCTATTTTTCCTAATGCAAAAATAGTGATAGATAAATTTCATATTGTTAATCTTGTTAATAGAGCATTCAATCAAACTAGAATATCTATTATGAATTCTATTCAGGATGACTCATTAAAAAGAAAATTTAAACTATTCTGGAAATCATTACTAAAATACTATCCTGATCTTTGTCAAGTAAACTATTACTGCCAAAGTTTTAAGCGCAAACTTAGTAGTAAAGATAAAGTAGATTATCTTTTAGAAAAAAGCCCCGAATTAGAAGCTAACTTTAATGTATATCAAGATATTATTCAAGCAATTAGGCATAATAACTTTAAAAGATTTGAAAGTATAGTTAAAAAATATTTAGCTAATAAAGAAAAGATTTCTAAGAAAATGATAATAGCACTAAGAACTTTAAAAAAATATATGAAGTATATTGAGAATATGTTTGAATCAAATATTACTAATGGAGTTATAGAAGGTTTAAATAATAAAATTAAGTCAATAAAAAGAACAGCATTTGGATATTCAAATTTTAGTAATTTTAAAAAGCGCATATTAATTCAAGCAGGAATTATATCAATTAGTGCTTAA